A single genomic interval of Pomacea canaliculata isolate SZHN2017 linkage group LG5, ASM307304v1, whole genome shotgun sequence harbors:
- the LOC112563945 gene encoding uncharacterized protein LOC112563945: protein MAVPEGTIWDNVVSTPVHLQAGSCAQSPCTTQRNISDCSSCFGYLTCKNNQVVSARCPDGQSFNRTRSQCAPDVTCVKGGIDATERLVSCVQIPNTNLYRKTAVLLGTQYNVDVSCSAGTVMNTTMCVCVSSNVRICPITLGDIQNLSFNGRTSAYTMEALTPTNSLVTSPLISLA, encoded by the exons ATGGCGGTGCCAGAGGGCACCATATGGGACAACGTTGTCAGCACACCTGTCCACCTGCAGGCCGGCAGTTGCGCTCAGA GTCCCTGCACCACGCAAAGAAACATCAGTGACTGCAGCTCGTGTTTTGGATACCTGACATGTAAGAACAACCAGGTTGTCTCCGCTCGCTGCCCGGATGGCCAGTCTTTCAACAGGACCCGATCCCAGTGTGCACCGGATGTAACGTGCGTTAAAGGAGGAATCGACGCCACTGAAA GGTTAGTGTCCTGTGTCCAAATCCCAAACACCAACTTGTACAGAAAGACAGCTGTGCTGCTCGGCACTCAGTACAATGTTGACGTCAGCTGCAGCGCGGGAACCGTCATGAACACCACCATGTGCGTTTGCGTCAGCAGTAACGTCAGGA tATGCCCTATCACTTTGGGGGATATTCAGAATCTCAGTTTCAACGGTAGGACATCTGCATACACCATGGAAGCCTTGACACCAACGAACTCACTGGTGACTTCACCTTTAATATCACTGG CTTAA